The following is a genomic window from Pseudothermotoga thermarum DSM 5069.
GTAGAAAATTTTTATTAAATTTGAAAAATAAAACATTTTGCCAACCCAAAAAAGAGTGCGGATAGGGAAAAGTTAGAAATCAAACATTGATGAGCTTTCTTCTTTTTTTATTTTTTTCTCTTAACATTCTTTTAACAACAAAAACTAAAAGCCACCCTGCGTTTTGGGTGGCAAAGCGTCTTAATAACGGGAAAATCACTTAACCATTTTCAAAGTTATCCAGCTTATCAAAAAGTTGATGACAAAGCCGATGATGGAATACATCTTGTTGTTGAAAAGCAGAGAAAGAATCCCAAAACTAACACCAACAAGGAATGGTACCAAAAGAATGGGTTTTTCGACCTTCTTGTTTTCCATAAGAAGAACAGTTGTGATGGGAACAATCGCTGGTACATAAAGAGAGTAAACGTTCAAAAGAAGCGGAATTATGTTTAACCTTCCAAGTGCTATGAGCAAAGAAAATGTTCCGACAACAGCTATCCAAATCTGTATTGCCTTTGAGTCCTTCTTTTTCAAAATGTCGTTTTGAATTATCGTTGAAGCAGTTAGCAAAGTGGTGTCAGCTGAAGAGATAACTGCCGATAGAAGCCCGAAAGATCCAATCAAAAGTCCTATTTTTCCAAGCTTTTTTTCGATCATTCTCAAAAGTACTGCACCGCTTCCTGGAGCAACCTCCGGTGTCTTTACACCAAGCCAGGTTATGGCGATCGCAATTGGAACAAGACTTATTGCCGACAAAAAGATTGCGTTTTTTGCTTTTTTGGCATCCTTGGCGCACAGAACTCTTGAGAACATATCAGGTCCAACAAAGTAAGCTGCTCCTGTGAGAAAAACGTATTCCAAAAGGTTTCTAACGGTGAACTTGTCGTTCAAAAATTCAAAAGTTGTTTGATGGAAAGATTTGTCGCCAAACCAAGCGAAAAATGGCACAAAAATGCTTCCAAGGAGAATTAAAAACTGCCATTTGTCGGTTGCAAAGACGGAAAGCTGTCCACCTATCATCGTGTAAAAAATCGTGGCGATTGCTCCAACCATTGTAAACAGCCTTGGATCGGTGATCCCAACAAGTGATTGGAAAATAACCCCCATCGCTTTGAACTGCGCAGCCACTATTCCAACCCAGGAAATAACTATGACAAAGGCGGCGGCAAGTGCAATCGATGGATGAGTCAAATTTTGAATAAGCTCGATTATCGTTGTGGCGTTGCTTTGTCTAACTTTTTCTGTTAACAACAAACCTTGGAGCATCAAACCTATTGAACCGACTGCGAGCCACCAAAAGGCAGGCCAACCTGTACTCGCTGCCGAAGAAGGCAAGCCTATAACAACCGATGAACCAATACAAGTGGCAAGAATCGAAAACCAAACCGCTGTTGTGGTTTGCCTTCTTCCAGCCACGGTGAAATCTTCGTAGGTTTTAAGCTGACTTCGTTTTGCAACGGCGATTGAAACGAAAAATATCCAGTAGATGGAAAGAAGAAGTACCGCTGTCAAAGCAATCACCTCTTTGTTGATCCTACAAACTTAGCTTTGAGAAGTTTATACGGGGAAGTTACAGAGTCATGAAGCAAACTGGATTTGATAGAGTTTGTAATAAACCCCTCGTTTGGCAAGAAGTTGGTTGTGACTACCGATCTCTGCGATTTTTCCATCGTGTATTACAACTATCCTGTCGGCATTTCGGACTGTTGACAACCTGTGAGCGATCATTATAACTGTTTTCTCCTTTGCCAACTCTTTAACTGCTTGTTCAATCAAAGACTCTGTTTGAACGTCAATGTTGCTGGTTGCTTCATCCAAAATGAGTATTTTTGCGTCGAATAAAACCGCCCGTGCGAGGGCTATCAACTGCCGTTCACCTGAAGAAAGCGTCGAACCTCTTTCGATTATCTTCGTGTAAAGACCGTCTGGAAGCTTGTTTATTATTTCAAGTGCATGAACTTTTTTCAAAGCTTCGATAACCTGCTTTTCAGAATAAGTTTCATCGAAAAGCCTGATATTGTCAAGAATTGTTCCTGAAAACAGTATGACATCCTGTGGAACCGCTGAAATTTGCTTTCTGATCTTTCTCAGATCGTAATCAAAGAGATTTTTTCCGTCTATCAATATCCTTCCCTTCTGAGGAACGTAGAGACCGTTTATCAAATTCATCAAAGAAGTCTTTCCAGCACCTGTTTCTCCGACGATCGCAGTCAATTCACCTGGTTTGAATGATATGCTTATATCCTTCAAAACCCATCTTTCGTTGTCGTAGCTGAACCAAACGTTTTCAAATTCTACAAATCCTGCTTTTATCGTATCAGTGTCGTTTGGATTACCAAGGTTTTCAACAGGTTCATCCATCATAGTAAAGATCTTCTCGCATGATGCAGCGGTGTTTTGAATTATATCGTACTTTTCCGACAAATCTCCTATAGGTCTCATGAAGGTATCAACATAGGCTATGAAGGCGTAAAGTTCTCCAAACTGTATGGTTCCCCGTATTATGTACCTAGCCCCAAACCATATGATGGTGCTTATAGCAAGGTAGTGAATAAAATCGATCAGTGGTCTGAAA
Proteins encoded in this region:
- a CDS encoding sodium:solute symporter family protein; protein product: MTAVLLLSIYWIFFVSIAVAKRSQLKTYEDFTVAGRRQTTTAVWFSILATCIGSSVVIGLPSSAASTGWPAFWWLAVGSIGLMLQGLLLTEKVRQSNATTIIELIQNLTHPSIALAAAFVIVISWVGIVAAQFKAMGVIFQSLVGITDPRLFTMVGAIATIFYTMIGGQLSVFATDKWQFLILLGSIFVPFFAWFGDKSFHQTTFEFLNDKFTVRNLLEYVFLTGAAYFVGPDMFSRVLCAKDAKKAKNAIFLSAISLVPIAIAITWLGVKTPEVAPGSGAVLLRMIEKKLGKIGLLIGSFGLLSAVISSADTTLLTASTIIQNDILKKKDSKAIQIWIAVVGTFSLLIALGRLNIIPLLLNVYSLYVPAIVPITTVLLMENKKVEKPILLVPFLVGVSFGILSLLFNNKMYSIIGFVINFLISWITLKMVK
- a CDS encoding ABC transporter ATP-binding protein gives rise to the protein MKYAKPYFWIFVIAIILVLVSAIVDLLPPQLIRKAIDSFINNPNLTQLERLSGLTTISMMLLAIFGLQFLLGYTTTYITAYLGNKIVYDLRSDFYKVVLNLPMSFFDKNPSGRITTRIVNDTQNVQEFFSTVITAMVKDVFLLAGAVFFMYRLSQRLFTNVSFIFPMIVVSMVLFRYFDLKAYKEVRTNLARVNAYLAEHIAGMSVIKLFQAESYKSKEFDGVNKDLYKSMMKQLYVFGIFRPLIDFIHYLAISTIIWFGARYIIRGTIQFGELYAFIAYVDTFMRPIGDLSEKYDIIQNTAASCEKIFTMMDEPVENLGNPNDTDTIKAGFVEFENVWFSYDNERWVLKDISISFKPGELTAIVGETGAGKTSLMNLINGLYVPQKGRILIDGKNLFDYDLRKIRKQISAVPQDVILFSGTILDNIRLFDETYSEKQVIEALKKVHALEIINKLPDGLYTKIIERGSTLSSGERQLIALARAVLFDAKILILDEATSNIDVQTESLIEQAVKELAKEKTVIMIAHRLSTVRNADRIVVIHDGKIAEIGSHNQLLAKRGVYYKLYQIQFAS